Genomic segment of Paenibacillus sp. FSL R5-0912:
CAGTCTTCTCCAGCCCACCACAACCATGGTCATGCCGCCCAGCACATTCGGAATCGCCAGACCAAAGTCCACATTCCGTAACGTCATCATAAATTGCAGGGAAATCGGCTTCGTTAACAAAATATCAAGTGACCCGGTTCTTACATGCTCCGGGATCTGCACGAAGTTGATGGCAAACAGTCCCCAATATAACCCCGTCATCAAGGTGTAAGTGCCAATAAACAGCAATATCGCATCAATGGGCACTCCATCCAGCGTTAATCCCGCCTCATAGACAATAATCACATACAGGAATTTGGCGAACAGATAGGAGGTCTCCACCAGCAGGCCCATCAGGAAATTAACTCTATACTCCATTTGGGACATCAGGGAATTTTTGATGAACAAGGTATATATGAAACCGTACTTCCGAAGTGATCTGAGCATCGGGTTCACTTAACCCCCTACGGCAATATATTTCTTGATCGCCACTTTCCAAATATAGCGCGTAAGCAACATAATGAGTCCAATCCATAGCAGTTGCAGCTCTATCACATGCAGCGCCTGAAGCAGGGTCAGCTTGCCGTTGATTACATTCACCGGCATGTAGATCGTATACTTGAACGGCAGGTAATCGAAGACAGCCAGCCATGTCGCCCCAAAAATATCGAGCGGGAAAATCCCGCCGCTAAATATCTGAATCAATAACGCTGTAACATGAAAAAAGTAAGAGACATCGGTTAACCAGAAGGCAATCGCGCTGACCGCGAATGAGATCATGAAATTAAGCACAACCGCCAGCATAAGCACGACACCAAAAACCAGTATACGCGATACGCTGATTGGCGCCTTGAAGTAATAAACCATGAACAGCACCACGCCCAGCAGCATGATTAACGTAATGGCAAACGAGAGGACCTTCCCCCCAAGGTAGACACATATTTTATAAGGAAAATAACCGACCGGCCGCACCAGATATTTATTGAGCCCCCCGCTCTTGATATCATGGTTAATGTCATATTCCAGACCCGTAGCCACCAGCCGCGAGATCAGGGCAGCTACGATGGTATAGACGATCATCTGGTGGTAAGTATAGCCATACAAGTTCATATTGGAGGCATGGCTATAGACCGCCTTCCACAGGAAGAGCTGGATGAAGATAGGGAAAAAGAGACTGGCAAAACCCATAAAAAAGTTAAAGCGGTATTCCATGGAGTTCTGGATTCCCAGCGAAAAGCTGACGGCAAATTTATTGTTCATCCGCGCGGCTCCGGCTGTTCATATAAACGTGCAATGGCTTCCTCCAGGGGAATGTCC
This window contains:
- a CDS encoding ABC transporter permease, with the translated sequence MLRSLRKYGFIYTLFIKNSLMSQMEYRVNFLMGLLVETSYLFAKFLYVIIVYEAGLTLDGVPIDAILLFIGTYTLMTGLYWGLFAINFVQIPEHVRTGSLDILLTKPISLQFMMTLRNVDFGLAIPNVLGGMTMVVVGWRRLGLPADAASIGGFICFLVLGLLMTYTLFLIPQLLSFWFIQIAAVNDISNGLFELNNMPMMIYSKWIQRIGIFVVPVLLITNFSPLFVLDRLHPGLFLWAILSPILLLGITRWIWSKAIRNYNSSGG
- a CDS encoding ABC transporter permease produces the protein MNNKFAVSFSLGIQNSMEYRFNFFMGFASLFFPIFIQLFLWKAVYSHASNMNLYGYTYHQMIVYTIVAALISRLVATGLEYDINHDIKSGGLNKYLVRPVGYFPYKICVYLGGKVLSFAITLIMLLGVVLFMVYYFKAPISVSRILVFGVVLMLAVVLNFMISFAVSAIAFWLTDVSYFFHVTALLIQIFSGGIFPLDIFGATWLAVFDYLPFKYTIYMPVNVINGKLTLLQALHVIELQLLWIGLIMLLTRYIWKVAIKKYIAVGG